Within the Stigmatopora argus isolate UIUO_Sarg chromosome 23, RoL_Sarg_1.0, whole genome shotgun sequence genome, the region GGTGAGAAGCGCGTCCACCCGAGCGGCCCGGACGGCGGCGTGACTCGGACTTCCTCTCTGCGCAGGCGCCAAGTGCAACGTGGCCGTGTTCGACGGCAACAAGCGCGACGGGGAGGACAACTGCTTCCTGTACCACTGTCCCTACGAGCGCGACTGTCCGCTCAAGAAGGCGGCGAGCGGCGTGCGCACCTACGACATCTTCAAAGGTGGCTTCCTATCGACTCCTTCCGCTCGCTTCCTTTTTGTGATGACTCCGCCCTCTCGCGCAGGTTTGACCCACCCGAGCGCCGTCCGTCCGGTGTCCGCCGCGACCGACGGACCCGTGACCGGGGTGGCGGCCCCTCTGGCCAACGCCACGGCCGCGTCGGCCAAGAGAGGCGACAAGACCggcaaaaagcaaaacaagccCAAAGGCGGCAAAAAGAGCAAAAGTCGGCCGGGCGGCGGCCACGAGGAGGCGGGGCCCGGGGCTGCCGGCGAGTTGCCCGTGAGATTGACATCGCCGCCGAACGCCCCCGCTGCCGCGACTCCTCCCGCTGCAAACTCGACGGAGTTTCCTAGGACGGCCGTAACTCCTGCTTTGAGGCCAACTCCTTCTCCCGCGAgggtgactctgacaacgacgCCCCCAAAGACCCGAGCCAAGATGACGACCACGACCACGAGTTTGCCTCCGAAGACCGCGTCAATGACGAGTGTACCTCGGAAGACAACTCCAGCGCCAGAGACGGCGACGCCGACGAGCCCAGGCACGACTACGGCTCCAAAGACCGCGAGCCTCCCGGTCACCATTGAAACGACAACCCCGCCCCTCCCGACCCAGCTTCCGACAACTCCGCCCTTTGTGACCCGGCCCACCACAACTGCGACTCCGGCCCCCACGAGGGTGCCACCTGCGAGTCGTCCACCAGTGACTCCGCCCCCCGCGACTCTGCCACCGGCTACTCCGCCCCCTGTCACTCTGCCACCGGCGACTCCGCCCCCCGTCACTCTGCCACCGGCGACTCCGCCCCCCGCCACTCTGCCACCGGCGACTCCGCCCCCCGCGACTCTGCCACCGGCAACTCCACCCTCTGCGACTCTGCCACCGGCGACTCCTCCCCCCGCGACTCTGCCACCGGCGACTCCGTCCCCCACGACTCTTCCACCGGCATCTCCGCCCCCCACAACT harbors:
- the mansc1 gene encoding MANSC domain-containing protein 1; amino-acid sequence: MIRALLLALALTLASSRSETERCYSRQHQNAQVDGRAAAATPAFALDSKALASEQDCVLTCCSREVRHGAKCNVAVFDGNKRDGEDNCFLYHCPYERDCPLKKAASGVRTYDIFKGLTHPSAVRPVSAATDGPVTGVAAPLANATAASAKRGDKTGKKQNKPKGGKKSKSRPGGGHEEAGPGAAGELPVRLTSPPNAPAAATPPAANSTEFPRTAVTPALRPTPSPARVTLTTTPPKTRAKMTTTTTSLPPKTASMTSVPRKTTPAPETATPTSPGTTTAPKTASLPVTIETTTPPLPTQLPTTPPFVTRPTTTATPAPTRVPPASRPPVTPPPATLPPATPPPVTLPPATPPPVTLPPATPPPATLPPATPPPATLPPATPPSATLPPATPPPATLPPATPSPTTLPPASPPPTTLPPATPPPTTLPPATPPPTTLSPATPPPTTLLPLTEPSLTASEAGSRDADDRNASGSKTGPKSSTVAFSVGLAAVLLLALAAAGRKAMESFDRRHYTRLELNDLHYDL